Proteins encoded within one genomic window of Streptomyces taklimakanensis:
- a CDS encoding serine/threonine-protein kinase, with protein MSDVDGRGKKAGRLLGGRYRLGDVLGRGGMGTVWRAEDEVLGRTVAVKELRFPSSVDEEEKRRLITRTLREAKAIARIRSSSAVTVFDVVDEDDRPWIVMELIEGRSLADVLREDGPLEPRRAAEVGLAVLDVLRAAHREGILHRDVKPSNVLIADEDGRVVLTDFGIAQIEGDPSLTSTGMLVGAPSYIAPERARGQRPGPPSDLWSLGGLLYAAVEGHPPYDKGSAIATLTAVMTEPLEPPARAGCLEEVIRGLLRKKPDERLDEPGARRLLEAAVGGAGAAAGAKGTEEAEGTRTTVLPVTGDAKPAKPAKAAESAESATGSKDTGGAGAAKGAAAVGAAGAVTAGAANGTAGPPGASGAAADSRTGAAAGPGGGNAAGAGLADLARRVRQPAGLAVVAVVVLAVLGTVLALTLGGGDAGGDERAGGERPTAGDGQGATRDGGDASPGPSAEPSGAGGQESQGGSKEEDGRGGGDDTEGSGGDEGDAGPPEGFEEITDTRFHFSMAMPEGYERTRIAGDNSGGEYTPPDGGYPKVQVDFNSSPGESAVGAWKSLQPAVKRSSTDYSLVDLESVDWRDYPTVADWTFERTEGGVRVRVLNRGFRVDPTHGYAIMVTCEKDAWDGEECRTLRETAFRTFRPVD; from the coding sequence ATGAGCGACGTGGACGGCCGCGGCAAGAAGGCCGGGCGGCTGCTGGGCGGGCGTTACCGGCTGGGCGACGTCCTGGGGCGCGGCGGCATGGGCACCGTGTGGCGCGCGGAGGACGAGGTCCTCGGCCGCACCGTCGCGGTGAAGGAGCTGCGCTTCCCCTCCAGCGTCGACGAGGAGGAGAAGCGGCGCCTGATCACCCGCACCCTCCGTGAGGCCAAGGCCATCGCGCGCATCCGCAGCAGCAGCGCCGTCACCGTCTTCGACGTGGTCGACGAGGACGACCGGCCCTGGATCGTCATGGAGCTGATCGAGGGCCGCTCCCTGGCCGACGTGCTCCGCGAGGACGGCCCGCTGGAGCCGCGCCGGGCGGCCGAGGTGGGCCTGGCCGTCCTGGACGTGCTGCGCGCCGCGCACCGCGAGGGCATCCTGCACCGCGATGTGAAGCCCTCCAACGTCCTCATCGCCGACGAGGACGGCCGGGTCGTCCTCACCGACTTCGGCATCGCCCAGATCGAGGGTGACCCCTCCCTCACCTCCACCGGCATGTTGGTCGGGGCGCCCTCCTACATAGCGCCGGAGCGGGCGCGCGGTCAGCGCCCCGGTCCGCCCTCCGACCTGTGGTCGCTGGGCGGGCTGCTGTACGCGGCGGTGGAGGGCCACCCGCCGTACGACAAGGGTTCGGCGATCGCCACCCTGACCGCGGTGATGACCGAGCCCCTGGAGCCGCCGGCGCGGGCCGGGTGCCTGGAGGAGGTCATCCGCGGCCTGCTGCGCAAGAAGCCGGACGAGCGGTTGGACGAGCCGGGCGCGCGGCGGCTGCTGGAGGCGGCGGTCGGCGGAGCCGGCGCGGCGGCCGGCGCGAAGGGGACGGAGGAGGCCGAGGGCACCCGTACGACGGTGCTGCCGGTGACCGGGGACGCGAAGCCCGCGAAGCCCGCGAAGGCCGCGGAGTCCGCGGAGTCCGCGACGGGATCGAAGGACACCGGGGGCGCGGGCGCGGCGAAGGGCGCCGCCGCGGTGGGCGCCGCGGGCGCCGTCACCGCCGGGGCGGCGAACGGCACGGCGGGCCCGCCCGGCGCCTCGGGCGCGGCGGCGGACTCCCGGACGGGGGCCGCGGCGGGCCCCGGCGGCGGGAACGCGGCCGGCGCGGGCCTGGCCGACCTCGCGCGGCGGGTGCGGCAGCCCGCCGGGCTCGCGGTGGTCGCGGTGGTCGTGCTCGCCGTCCTCGGCACCGTGCTGGCCCTCACCCTCGGCGGTGGTGACGCGGGCGGCGACGAGCGGGCCGGTGGGGAGCGTCCGACCGCCGGCGACGGGCAGGGCGCCACCCGGGACGGCGGTGACGCGTCTCCCGGGCCGTCGGCCGAACCGTCCGGTGCCGGCGGTCAGGAGAGCCAGGGCGGCAGCAAGGAGGAGGACGGCCGGGGCGGCGGGGACGACACCGAGGGCTCCGGCGGGGACGAGGGCGACGCGGGGCCGCCCGAGGGCTTCGAGGAGATCACCGACACCCGCTTCCACTTCTCGATGGCCATGCCCGAGGGCTACGAGCGCACCCGCATAGCGGGGGACAACTCCGGGGGCGAGTACACCCCGCCCGACGGCGGCTACCCCAAGGTCCAGGTCGACTTCAACAGCAGCCCGGGCGAGAGCGCGGTGGGGGCCTGGAAGTCCCTGCAGCCCGCCGTGAAGCGCAGCAGCACCGACTACTCCCTGGTCGACCTCGAGTCGGTGGACTGGCGCGACTACCCCACCGTCGCCGACTGGACGTTCGAACGCACGGAGGGGGGCGTGCGGGTGCGCGTCCTCAACCGCGGCTTCCGGGTGGACCCCACCCACGGCTACGCCATCATGGTCACCTGCGAGAAGGACGCGTGGGACGGCGAGGAGTGCCGCACCCTGCGGGAGACCGCGTTCCGGACGTTCCGGCCCGTGGACTGA